The window GACTCACGCAACATCTCGACGAACGCCGTGCCGATCGCCCGAGCCACCGTTTCGTTGAACTGGTCCGGGACGATCCCCCGTACGTCGTACGCCTTGATGATCTGCGACAGATCGGTCACCACTCGCTCCTCAGGAAAGTCCCCTTTGGCCCCGAGGGTAGCGGAGTGCCTGGTACCCCCATGTTTTAACCGCACTGCCGGGCGATTAACTCAGCAGATCTCGGCAAGCACGGTCCGCAACCCTGGTCGTCTCCGGCAGCCGGAAACGCGGTGCCAGGCGGAGTGTCAGCTCGCACGCCCGGTCCAGGCCGATCCGGTGCCCGACCGAGACGAAGACCGGTTTCACCCCGGCCTGGGTACGCAGCACGGCGCCGACCGTCTCCCCCGCGTCGACGAGCGCGGATCGCGAGCCCCGCGGTTCGCCGACCGGTTCCCAGTCTCCCACCAGGCGGGTCTTCCCGACGCCGAACGACGGGAGATCGGTGAGCACACCGAGGTGCGCGGCGAGCCCGAACCGGCGTGGGTGGGCGAGGCCGTGCCCGTCGCAGATCAGCACCTCGGGCCGCACGGTCAGCCGTTCGAGGGCGGACAGCAGCGCCGGCACCTCGCGGAAGGCGAACAGCCCCGGGACGTACGGGAAGGCCGGCACCCCGCGGACCACGGCGGTGTCGGCGATCGAGAGGTCGGCGGTGTTCAGGACGACGATCGCGGCGGCCAGGCGCTGATCGTCGGTGGAGTAGGCCACGTCCAGCCCGGCGACGGTCGACGGCAGCGCCGGACCATCCTCGAGGACCACGCGGGAACGCAGGGCGTCCTGCACGGCGAGAGCTTCTTCTTCGGTACGCGGCCAGGCATCCACGGCCCGCAGCCTAGGGACTGTTGTCACATCACGTGACGCGGGTCACGATGGGGGCTGGAGGTGCTGCCGGTGAACCCGTGGCTCGCGCTGACCCCCGGAGACGACCCCGCCGAGCGGATCCGGCTGATCGGTCGTGCCCATGAGAGGTTCCTGGCCGGCGAGCTGAGGCCGGATCGGATGCGGCGGGTGGTGGCCGACTCCTGGGCCCGGTCGGCCGCGTTCATCGGCGCGGACAGCACCGCGCCGATCGACCTGGCCGAGGACGAACTGGAGGCGTACCGGTCGGCGCACCCGCTGGCCCGGGTCATGCCGATCTTCCGGGACCTGCTGGGCGGTCTGGCCGAGGACGGCGACCACATGATGGCGGTCTGCGACGCGCACGGGCGCCTGCTCTGGGTGGAGGGGCACCCGGCCACGTTGCGCAGCGCCGCGTCGATGAACTTCGTACCCGGTGCCCGCTGGGACGAGGCGCACGCCGGGACGAACGCACCGGGCACCGCGCTCGCCGTCGACCACGCTCTGCAGATCTTCGCGACCGAGCACTTCAGTCATCCGGTGCAGCGGTGGACCTGCGCGGCGGCCCCGATCCACGATCCCGGCACCGGCCGGCTGCTCGGGGCGATCGACGTCACGGGCGGGGACCATCTCGCCAATCCGCACAGCCTGGCCCTGGTCCGCGCCACCGCGCTGGCGGCTGAGGCGTACCTCCGGCAAGGGGTCCGGACCGCCCGGAAACCGCAGGTCGCGGCACTCGGCCGCAACGAGGCCCTGGTCGCGTTCGGCGGCGAACGGCTCCGTCTCAAACGACGACACTCCGAGCTGCTGGTGCTGCTCACCGTGCATCCGGAGGGCCGGACCGGCGAGCAGCTCGGCATCGACCTGTACGGCGACGACGTGAACCCGGTGACGATCCGCGCCGAACTGTCCCGCCTGCGCCGCATCCTGGGCCCGGAACTGCTCGACTCACGGCCCTACCGGTTCCGCGCCGACGTGGCGACCGATCACGGCACGGTCGCGCGGCTGCTGGACGCCGGGCGGACGGCCGAGGCCGTGGACGCGTACCCCGGGCCGCTGTTGCCCGCCTCGGACGCGCCCGGAATCGTGCGCCTGCGGCGGCTGCTGGACGACCGGCTGCGCGCCGCGATCCTGGAGTCCGGCGACCGACGGCTGCTCCGGAGCTGGCTGAACAGTTCGTGGGGCAGCGACGATCTGGACCTCTGGGAGGCGTACGCGGCACTGGCCCCGGCCGACCCGGTCGCCGCCCGTCGGGTCGCCGCCCTGACCCTGGAATACGCGTGCAACGTTGCTGCAACGTAGCCGTAACTAAGGTCCGCCGAAACGAGGAGGCGAGACCGTGACCATCTATACCCCGCCCGGCTCCGAAGGCTCGATCGTCAGCTACCAGTCACGCTACGACCACTACATCGGTGGCGAGTACGTCCCGCCGGCCAAGGGCCAGTACTTCACCAACCCCTCCCCGGTGACCGGCCAGATCTTCTGCGAGGTCGCCCGGGGCACCGCCGACGACGTGGAGAAGGCCCTGGACGCGGCACACGCCGCCGCACCCGGATGGGGTCGCACCTCCCCCACCGAGCGGGCCAACATCCTCAACCGGATCGCCGACCGGATGGAGCAGAACCTCGAGAAGCTCGCCGTCGCCGAAGCCTGGGAGAACGGCAAGGCGGTACGGGAGACGCTGGCCGCCGACATCCCGCTCGCGATCGACCATTTCCGCTACTTCGCCGGCGCGATCCGCGCGCAGGAGGGCACTGCGGGCGAACTGGACGAGGACACCGTCGCCTACCACTTCCACGAGCCGCTCGGCGTGGTCGCGCAGATCATCCCGTGGAACTTCCCGATCCTGATGGCGGTCTGGAAGCTGGCCCCCGCTCTGGCCGCCGGCAACGCGGTGGTGCTGAAGCCGGCCGAGCAGACCCCGGCGTCCATCCACTACCTGTTCTCGCTGATCGGCGACCTGATCCCGGCGGGCGTGGTGAACATCGTCAACGGCTTCGGCGTCGAGGCGGGCAAGCCGCTGGCCAGCTCGAGCCGGGTGGCCAAGGTCGCGTTCACCGGTGAGACCACCACCGGCCGCCTGATCATGCAGTACGCCTCGGAGAACCTGATCCCGGTCACCCTGGAACTCGGCGGCAAGAGCCCGAACATCTTCTTCGAGGACGTCAGCCGGGCCGACGACGACTTCTTCGACAAGGCGCTCGAGGGCTTCGCGATGTTCGCCCTCAACCAGGGCGAGGTGTGCACCTGCCCGTCCCGCGCGCTGATCCAGCAGGGCCACTACTCGGACTTCCTGGCCGCCGGCGTGAAGCGGGTGGAGAACCTCAAGCAGGGCAACCCGCTCGACACCGACACCCAGGTCGGCGCGCAGGCCTCCAACGACCAGCTGGAGAAGATCCTCTCCTACCTCGACATCGGCCGGCAGGAGGGCGCCCGCGCCCTGGTCGGCGGTGCGAAGGCGGAGATGCCGGGCGACCTGGCCGGCGGCTACTACGTGCAGCCGACGATCTTCGAGGGCCGCAACAACATGCGGATCTTCCAGGAGGAGATCTTCGGGCCGGTGGTCTCGGTCACGCCGTTCGGCGACTTCGACGACGCGATCAAAATCGCCAACGACACGCTGTACGGGCTGGGCGCCGGCGTCTGGACGCGGGACGGCAACCAGGCGTACCGGGCCGGGCGGGCGATCAAGGCGGGCCGGGTGTGGACGAACTGCTACCACCTCTACCCGGCGCACGCTGCGTTCGGTGGTTACAAGCAGTCCGGCATCGGCCGGGAGAACCACCGGATGATGCTCGACCACTACCAGCAGACCAAGAACCTGCTGGTCAGCTACTCGCCCAAGGCTCTCGGGTTCTTCTAGGCCATGGTCGCGACCAGAGTCGACGTGACTCCCGCGGCTGCCGACATGATGCGGCAGCTGCGGGGACAGCACGGCCCACTGATGTTCCACCAGTCCGGCGGGTGCTGTGACGGCAGCTCGCCCATGTGTTACCTGGAGGGCGAGTTCCGTACCGGCGGCTCGGACGTGCTCTTGCAGTCTCTGGCGATCGAGGGGGTGCCGGAGCCCATCACGTTCTGGATGTCGGCCAGTCAGTTCGAACTCTGGAAGCACACGCACCTGACCGTGGACGTGGTCCCCGGCCGCGGCTCCGGCTTCTCACTGGAGGCGCCGGAGGGCGTCCGGTTCCTCATCCGCTCCCGTCTGCTCACCAGCGAGGAGCTGGCGGAACTCGGCTAAGCCGTTAGTGGGTGGGGTCCTCGGGGCCCCGCCCACCAGCGGGGTAGACATTCGAGACATTTACCACCGTGACCGACCCCATCGGCGCACCGCGATCGATCTGCGGCGAAACTTGACGCATTACCGGATTCGCGCCAAACGAACACCCGGCTGTGGCGATCGACGGCGATTCGAGGCATCCTCGTCAGTCGCCACACCGACCTGGGGAGGTCTCTTGATACGGCTGTCGCATACCCGGAAGGCCTTCGCGATCAGCGTCGCACTGATCATGACAGGGCTCGTCGGCCAGGCGACCGCGGCGACGACGACCGCTCAGCCGACGGCCGGTGCCGCGCCGTCCGGCCCGGCACCATCCGCATCCGCATCCGCATCCGCGTCGGCGGCTCCGGTCGCGACGCCGACGACTCCGGCTCCGAAGCCGTCGAAGACCACTCCCACGAGCGTTCCGATCGTCAAACCCAAAGGCAAGACCGGACCCGCCGGCAGCCTCATGACGACCGGGTCCAAGGGAGTCGCGCTCACCTTCGACGACGGTCCCGACCCGGACCTCACCCCGAAACTGTTGAAGCTCCTCGCCAAGGAGAAGGTCAAGGCCACCTTCTGCCTGGTCGGCACCCAGGCGCGCCGCCACCCCGATCTGGTGCGCGCGATCGCCAAGGGCGGCCACAGCTTCTGCAACCACTCGTGGAACCACGACCTCAAACTCGGCAAGCGCTCACACCACGCCATCCGCGCCGATCTGGAGCGCACCAACGCCGCCATCCGCGCCGCCGTCCCGGGCGCCAAGATCCGTTACATGCGCGCACCGGGCGGCAACTTCACCCCGGCCCTGGTCAAGATCTCGGCCGAGCTGGGCATGCACTCGATCTACTGGAAGGTCGACCCGCGCGACTGGGATCAGCGCGAGACCGAGTCGAACAACGCCCACCGCGACAAGATCATCCGGTCGGTGAAGAAGCACACGCACGCCGGCGCGATCGTCCTCTCCCACGATTACGCGCAGCCGGCCACCATCGACGCCTACCGCGTCCTGATCCCTTACCTGCGCAAGCGCTTCCAGCTGGTGGCTCTCGTCTGAACAGGCCGGCTCCCAGAGCCGTCACCCGCCCTCCAGCACAGCCGCGAAAACCGGCCACCCGACGAACCAGCCGGCGCTCAGGGCTGCTCTGGGAGCCGGCCTGGGACGATCGGGAGCGCGCCGACGGGGTGAGGGGACGCCGCCGCCCGAAAGGCGCGCCGGCGGGCTGGAGGGGCCGCGGACGTCGCGGTGTAGCCCGGGGGCGGGCCGACTGCGGTCGTCGGTGGGGTGGCCGTACCGCTGCGGGGGTCTTTCAGTGCGAAGGCGGGATCACCCGGAGATGACCGCGGCGGCCGGTCTGGTGGCCCTGGGTGTGTTCGGTGTCGTCCGGGCGTGGCGGGACCGGACGGGCGGCCTCACGGACGGCCTCGGCGAGAGCGACCAGGTCGTCGGTGGTGGGGGGCGGAGGCGCGAAGTCACCGTCGTGGCGCACGAGTTCCCAGCCTCGGGGGGCGGTGAGGCTGCGGGCGTGCGTCTCGCACAGGTCGTACGTGTGGGGTTCGGCGAAGGCCGCCAGCGGGCCCACGACGGCCGTGGAATCGCCGTAGACGTAGGTCAGGGTGGCGACCGCCTGTCGGGGACAGCCGTTCCGGGAGCAGCGCCGTGGTGACCTCACGGCGGCAACTTATCTCCCCGTTCGCGATTCTGGGTCGTGTTGCCTCGCGACACGCCGACTCGGGCGCATCACGATTCGGCGATGGTCGTTGTAAACGCCGACCCGATGGGACGAATTAACGGCGCGGACACACGATGCGAACGGCCTGACCACGTACCTCGCCCGAGTGGGGATACGCTGGCCGCGTGACCACCAGCCCCGAACGCCGCCGGACGGACGGCAAGGCGACGCGCAGCACCGGTCCGGGCCATCCCACGCGACGGGATCGGCACGGCCGAGGCCTGCGTGGCCGTCTGGTGCCGGCTACCGTGCCGCTGGCCCGCACCAAGGCGGAGATCTTCGACGACCTGGTGCTGGACACCGTGGAGAGCCTCGAGCGGCGGTATGCCAAGGAGCTCGCCGGCGTGGAGTTCGCGGTCGAGGACGTGCCACCGGAGCTGAACGTCTACGACTCGGACGTGCTCGAGGACGGCGAGGTGCCCCTGGCCCGGTTGCTGCCGGGCCGTCCGGGGCGGCATGAGCTGCCGCCACGGATCGTGCTCTACCGGCGCCCGCTGGAGTTCCGGGCGATGGATCGGGAGGACCTCGCCGACCTCGTCCACGATGTGATCATCGAGCAGGTTGCCAACCTGCTCGGGGTGGATCCCGACGAGTTGGCTTAGGCCACCCGTCGCTTCAACTTGCGACGTTCACGTTCGGACAGTCCACCCCAGATCCCGAAACGTTCGTCGTGCCCGAGCGCATACTCCAGACACTCGGCTTTCACATCACAGCGGCCGCAGATGCGCTTCGCCTCGCGCGTCGAGCCGCCCTTCTCAGGGAAGAAAGCCTCGGGATCGGTCTGTGAACACAGCGCCCGCTCCTGCCACTCGGGCGCGTCCCCGAGCAGGTCTACCCCTTCAACCTGCGTCGCTTCCATCGGCGTGCCTCCAAATTCCGCGCCGGCATGAAGCCGGCGCTGACCCCCCACGCACGCGGCGTGTTTTTGTGGGTACGACGCCTTTGTGCCACATCGTCCCCACAACCCCACCAAAATTACACGCGTGTAAGACGTGCGTCGTCAAGCCGAACCTGCTAAATGGGCCCGTTTCCGCACCACTGGGGAGCGGATGAGAGGCCTGTTTCAGCCCTATCGCTCCAAGCCGTCAGAAGGTAACGCGAAGCCGGACCCTCGCGTCCAATTTAACCCGTTTTGTGACCTTGCGGCAGCGGGTCCGGGTGATGTTTCCCCCTAGCGCCGTCCGTACACCGTGGTGCGTTCCACCGCAGGCCGTCCAGCGGCCGCCGCCAGCTCCTTCAGCTCCGCGACCGTCCTGGCCGAACCGTGCTCCGAACCGGCCATTCTCGAGATCGTCTCCTCCATGAGAGTGCCCCCCAGGTCATTACAACCACTGTTGAGCATCACGCGGGTACCCTCGTCGCCGAGTTTCACCCAGGAGCACTGAATGTTGTCGATCCGGCCGTGCAGCAGCACCCGGGCCATCGCGTGCACGACCCGGTTCTCCCTCCAGGTCGGACCCGGACGGGCGATGCCGGCCAGGTAGATCGGGGCGTTCGTGTGGATGAACGGCAGCGCCACGAACTCGGTGAACCCACCCGTCACGTCCTGAATGCCGGCCAGCACCCGGAAGTGGCCGAGCCACTGGCGCGGGTGGTCGACGTGGCCGTACATCATGGTCGAACTGGACCGGATGCCCACCTGGTGCGCGGTCGTCACCACGTCCACCCAGGTCGAGGTGGGCAGCTTGCCCTTGGTCAGCACCCAGCGCACGTCGTCGTCGAGGATCTCGGCGGCGGTACCCGGAATGGTGCCGAGACCCGCCTCCTTCAGGCCGGTCAGCCACTCCCGCAGCGACACCCCGGCCTTCGCCGAGGCGGTGACGATCTCCATCGGGGAGTACGCGTGGACGTGCATCCCGGGAACGCGCTGCTTGACCGCGCGAACCAGGTCGGCATACGCGGTGACCGGCATCTTGGGGTCGATGCCACCCTGCATGCACACCTCGGACGCGCCGTCCCGCCACGCCTCCTCGGCCCGGTCGGCGACCTGCTCGACCGACAGGCGGTAGGCGTCGGCGTCCTTCTCTCGCTGGGCGAACGCGCAGAACCGGCAGCCGACGTAACAGACGTTCGAGAAGTTGATGTTGCGGTTCACCACGTACGTGATGTCGTCGCCGTTGACCTGCCGACGCAGGTCGTCGGCGATCCGGGCGAGTTCGTCGAGAGCCGGGCCGTCGGCGTTGAACAGCGCCATCGCCTTGTCCTCGTGCTGCTCCAGGAGCAGGGCGGCCGGGTCTTCCGAGGCCAGCTTGAGAGCCGCCACCACGTCGGTGGGCATACTCGCCGGTGCGCTGCGGACATGGGCGGCGACCTCGTCCCAGTCGCCGTAGACGTGGTCGAAGTCGGAGCGGCGGTCCTCGGTGCGGCCCTCCTCGTCGATGCTCTTGAAGAGGTCGATGCGGCCGCCGCCGAAGCTCTCGTCGGGCTCCTGCCACGGCAACCCTGCCGGATTCGTCCCGATTTGCGCGAGGCCGTCGTCGGTGGCCAGCGCAGCGACGTGGTTCTTGATACGCGGATCGAGCCAGCCTTCGTCACCCCGGCGGACGTACTCCGGGTAGATGGTCAGGCGCTCCTTGAGGATGAATCCGGACTTTTCCGATTTTTCGGCGAGCAGGTCGATCTGCGGCCACGGACGCTCCGGATTCACGTGATCGGGTGTCACCGGGGAGACGCCACCCCAGTCGTCGATCCCGGCGCGCAGCAGCAGTGCGAACTCGTCGTCGATCAGGTTCGGTGGGGCCTGGATCCGTGCTCGCGGGCCCATGATGATCCGCGCCACCGCCACCGTGGCGGCCAGCTCGCGCAGCTCCGCGTCGGGCATCCCACGCATCGCCGTGTCCGGCTTGGCGCGGAAATTCTGCACGATCACCTCTTGGATGTGCCCGAACTCCCGGGCCGTCCGACGGATCGCGAAGAGCGAGTCGACCCGCTCGGTCAGGTTCTCCCCGATGCCGATCAGGATGCCCGTGGTGAACGGCACACCGACCCGACCGGCGTCGTCGAGCACCCGCAGGCGGACCGCGGGCTCCTTGTCCGGCGAGCCGTAGTGCGGACCGCCCTTCTCCGACCACAGCCGGGTGGCGGTGGTCTCCAGCATCATGCCCATGCTCGGCGCCACCGGCTTGAGTCGCTGCAGCTCGGCCCAGCTCATCACGCCCGGGTTGAGGTGCGGGAGCAGACCGGTCTCCTCCAGCACGGCGATGGCGCAGGCCCGCACGTAGTCGAGGGTGGAGTCGTACCCCCGCTCGTCGAGCCACTGCCGGGCCGCCGGCCAGCGCTCCTCCGGCCGGTCACCGAGGGTGAACAGCGCTTCCTTGCAGCCCTGCGCGGCGCCCTGCCGGGCGATCTCCAGGACCTCGTCACGCTCCAGGAACGGCGCCGGCAACTTGTGCGGCACGGTGGCGAACGTGCAGTAGTGGCATCGGTCCCGGCAGAGCCGGGTCAACGGAATGAAGACCTTACGGGAGTACGTGACGACGCCCGGCCGCCCGGCCTCGCGCAGGCCGGCGTCCCGGATGCCACCGGCGATCGCCAGCAGCTCGTCGAACTGTTCGTCTCGGGCCGTGAGCAGCGCCACAGCCTCATCGACGTCGATCGCTTTACCGTCGGCTGCGCGGCGCAGTGCGCGGCGGATGCTCGCCTCGGTCGGTACGGGTTCCACGTTGACCTCTACCACGCAAAGCAGCCTAGGCCGGAATCGTTTCGGCTGCCGCTATGGTCACGGGCCCGGAACGTGTCGTGAAACACGATCCGGGCCCGAATCGCCTATTGCCGCGGCGGGTCCTGGGCGGCCGGGCCGAAGCCGGGACGCTCCTCCGGCAGCACCTCGGTGCGGTCGGACGCGGGCGGGGCCGACGGGACCGGCGGGACCTGGGGCGGCACCGGCTGGGTGGGCTCGGCGAACGGCGGCGGGGGCGGACCCCACCCGGGCTGTGGCTGCGGCACCGCCGGGTACTGCCCGTAGGGCGCCGGCGGCGGCCCGGCGTTGAACGGCTGGGTGGCCACCGGCGGCTGCGTCGGAGCGCCCGGCGGCACCGGGCCCGGGAACGAGGCGGGCGGCTGCGGGGTGCCGTACTGCTGGCCGTACCCGGGCTGCTGCCGGCCGTACCCGGGCGGCGGGCCGTACTGGTAGGGCTGCCCGTAGACACCCGGCTGCGGCTTGACCGACGGGTAGTACCCCAGCCAGATCTGCAGGACCGCGTAACCGGCCAGGCCGAGCACGCCGAGCCAGGCGACCCGCTCCAGCAGCGCACCGAAGGCGGCCAGGGCGTCGTCGGCGGCGATCCCGCTCACCCCGAAGAGGAGTCCGAAGACCACCCCGAAGAAGGACGCGAACGCATACTCCCCGAGGGCCACCATGGTGAGCAGCCGTGCTTTCGGGTGCACCGGCTTGACACCGAGCGACAGCAGCACGGCGGCGAGTGGGAAGAAGACCGTCGCCACGTTCACGAAGGAACCGAAGCTGTACCGCGCACTCAGCGAGAAGTCGGCCCCGAACAGGCTGAGCAGGGCCACGAACAGGAACACGGCCGGGGCCGCGATCAGAACGTAGACGGCCAGGTCGCGCAGGGGCCGCAGGAATTGCCCGATGGTCTTCTCAGCGGCCGGATCAGGCTGTTGTGGTGTGGTCACAGTTGCTCCCGGTGCGGTGGATCGAGGTCGGCACAGAGTAAACCGATACCCGCCACCCGAGGGGACGGCGCGGGTGCGGGAGGATGGGGGGATGCGGATCGTGGTCCTGACCGGGGGCATCGGCGGTGCCCGTTTCCTTCTCGGCGTGCGAGCTCACGCCCGAGCCATCGGCGCGGAGGTGACGGCGGTCGTCAATGTCGGCGACGACGTGCGCATGCACGGCCTCCAGATCTGTCCCGACCTGGATTCGGTGATGTACACGCTGGGCGGCGCCGCCGACCCCGAGCGCGGCTGGGGCCGGGTCGGCGAGACGTGGGTGGTCAAGGAGGAGTTGGCGAAGTACGGGGTGGAGCCGTCCTGGTTCGGCCTCGGCGACAAGGACACCGCCACCCATCTGGTACGCACCACCATGCTGAACGCCGGATACCCGCTCTCCGCGGTCACCGCCGCCCTCTGTGAGCGCTGGCAGCCCGGCATCACCATGCTCCCGGCCACCGACGACCGGCTCGAGACACACGTGGTGGTGGATGTCGACGGCGAGCGGAAGGCGATCCACTTCCAGGAGTGGTGGGTCCGTCACCGGGGCGCCGTGCCGACGCACAACTTCGTCTTCCGGGGCGCCGACAGCGCGAAACCGGGCGTCGGCGTTCTCGACGCGGTCTCGGCGGCTGACGTGATCCTCGTCGCCCCGAGCAATCCGGTGGTGAGTATCGCCCCGATCCTGGCCGTGCCCGCGCTCAAGGAGGCGGTCGCCGCCGGTTCGGCGCCGGTGGTGGGCGTCTCGCCGATCATCGGCGGCTCCCCGGTCCGCGGGATGGCCGACAAGTGCCTGGCCACGCTGGGGGTCGAGGTGAGCGCGGCGGGCGTCGGCCGGATGTACGGCCCACGCGCCGACGGCGGCCTGCTGGACGGCTGGCTGGTCGACACCTCCGACGAGGGCGCCCAGGTCCCCGGCGTGCGGACCCGGGCGGTGCCGCTGTGGATGCGCGACGAGGACGCGACCGCGCGGATGGTCGCCGACGCGCTGGAGCTGGCCCGATGACCGGCGGCACGCCCGATGACGGCCTCCAGGTCCTGCCGGTCCGCGGGATCGGCGACGTGGTGGCCGGCGACGACCTCGCGCGGCTGATCGTCACCGCCGCGCCGTGGATCACCGACGGTGACGTCCTGGTGGTGACCAGCAAGATCGTGTCCAAGGCGGAGGGCCGCCTGGTGGAGGTTCCGGCGGACGGCCCGGAGCGTGACGAGGCCCGTCAGCGGGTGCTGGACGGCGAGACCGCCCGGGTGGTGGCCCGCCGTGGCCCGACCTCGATCGTGCAGACCCACCACGGTTTCGTGATGGCGGCCGCCGGCATCGACGCGTCGAACGTGGACAAGACCCACCTGGTGCTGCTGCCCGAGGACCCGGACGCGTCGGCCCGCCGACTGCGCGCCGACCTGCTCGCCCGCGGGCTCGACGTGGTGATCGTCATCTCCGACACGATGGGCCGGGCGTGGCGCAACGGCCTGACCGACGTGGCTCTGGGCGCGGCCGGGATCGAGGCGCTGCTCGACCATCGGGGACAGGTCGATCCGTATGGCAACGAGCTGTCGCTGACCCAGATGGCGGTGGTCGACGAGTTGGCGGCCGCGGCCGAGCTGGTCAAGGGCAAGTGCGACCGGGTGCCGGTGGCCGTGGTGCGCGGTCATCCACGATCCGGCGAGGGTTCCGGGGCGGCCGTGCTGATCCGCGACGCCGAGAGCGACATGTTCAGCCTGGGCACCGCCGAGGCCCGGGCCGCCGGTCTGCGGGCCGCCGCGGTACTCCCCGACTCACCGCCCGCCGCCGCGGTACCCCCCGACTCACCGCCCGCCGCCCCGGTGTCCGCCGTACCGACGGTCGATCCGGCCGTCGTCGCCCGTGCGCTTCAGACGCTTGACGGTCTGCGGCAGTCGGATGTCCAGCTGACCGACGGCATCCGCCTCACCCCGGCCCGGGGCGGGGCCGCCGCGCTGATCCGCACCGGAGCGGACGCACATCGCCTGCGGGCCGCCCTGGCCGCCGAAGGCATCGAGACCACCGCCGTCATCGACGACGAGGGCGTCACCCTGACCTACGGAGTATCGGCATGAGCGCCCTCTACGAAGACGCGGTCGACGTGCTGAGCAC of the Actinoplanes sichuanensis genome contains:
- a CDS encoding GAF domain-containing protein — translated: MNPWLALTPGDDPAERIRLIGRAHERFLAGELRPDRMRRVVADSWARSAAFIGADSTAPIDLAEDELEAYRSAHPLARVMPIFRDLLGGLAEDGDHMMAVCDAHGRLLWVEGHPATLRSAASMNFVPGARWDEAHAGTNAPGTALAVDHALQIFATEHFSHPVQRWTCAAAPIHDPGTGRLLGAIDVTGGDHLANPHSLALVRATALAAEAYLRQGVRTARKPQVAALGRNEALVAFGGERLRLKRRHSELLVLLTVHPEGRTGEQLGIDLYGDDVNPVTIRAELSRLRRILGPELLDSRPYRFRADVATDHGTVARLLDAGRTAEAVDAYPGPLLPASDAPGIVRLRRLLDDRLRAAILESGDRRLLRSWLNSSWGSDDLDLWEAYAALAPADPVAARRVAALTLEYACNVAAT
- a CDS encoding metallopeptidase family protein translates to MTTSPERRRTDGKATRSTGPGHPTRRDRHGRGLRGRLVPATVPLARTKAEIFDDLVLDTVESLERRYAKELAGVEFAVEDVPPELNVYDSDVLEDGEVPLARLLPGRPGRHELPPRIVLYRRPLEFRAMDREDLADLVHDVIIEQVANLLGVDPDELA
- the exaC gene encoding acetaldehyde dehydrogenase ExaC; protein product: MTIYTPPGSEGSIVSYQSRYDHYIGGEYVPPAKGQYFTNPSPVTGQIFCEVARGTADDVEKALDAAHAAAPGWGRTSPTERANILNRIADRMEQNLEKLAVAEAWENGKAVRETLAADIPLAIDHFRYFAGAIRAQEGTAGELDEDTVAYHFHEPLGVVAQIIPWNFPILMAVWKLAPALAAGNAVVLKPAEQTPASIHYLFSLIGDLIPAGVVNIVNGFGVEAGKPLASSSRVAKVAFTGETTTGRLIMQYASENLIPVTLELGGKSPNIFFEDVSRADDDFFDKALEGFAMFALNQGEVCTCPSRALIQQGHYSDFLAAGVKRVENLKQGNPLDTDTQVGAQASNDQLEKILSYLDIGRQEGARALVGGAKAEMPGDLAGGYYVQPTIFEGRNNMRIFQEEIFGPVVSVTPFGDFDDAIKIANDTLYGLGAGVWTRDGNQAYRAGRAIKAGRVWTNCYHLYPAHAAFGGYKQSGIGRENHRMMLDHYQQTKNLLVSYSPKALGFF
- a CDS encoding DUF779 domain-containing protein — its product is MVATRVDVTPAAADMMRQLRGQHGPLMFHQSGGCCDGSSPMCYLEGEFRTGGSDVLLQSLAIEGVPEPITFWMSASQFELWKHTHLTVDVVPGRGSGFSLEAPEGVRFLIRSRLLTSEELAELG
- a CDS encoding bifunctional FO biosynthesis protein CofGH; the encoded protein is MVEVNVEPVPTEASIRRALRRAADGKAIDVDEAVALLTARDEQFDELLAIAGGIRDAGLREAGRPGVVTYSRKVFIPLTRLCRDRCHYCTFATVPHKLPAPFLERDEVLEIARQGAAQGCKEALFTLGDRPEERWPAARQWLDERGYDSTLDYVRACAIAVLEETGLLPHLNPGVMSWAELQRLKPVAPSMGMMLETTATRLWSEKGGPHYGSPDKEPAVRLRVLDDAGRVGVPFTTGILIGIGENLTERVDSLFAIRRTAREFGHIQEVIVQNFRAKPDTAMRGMPDAELRELAATVAVARIIMGPRARIQAPPNLIDDEFALLLRAGIDDWGGVSPVTPDHVNPERPWPQIDLLAEKSEKSGFILKERLTIYPEYVRRGDEGWLDPRIKNHVAALATDDGLAQIGTNPAGLPWQEPDESFGGGRIDLFKSIDEEGRTEDRRSDFDHVYGDWDEVAAHVRSAPASMPTDVVAALKLASEDPAALLLEQHEDKAMALFNADGPALDELARIADDLRRQVNGDDITYVVNRNINFSNVCYVGCRFCAFAQREKDADAYRLSVEQVADRAEEAWRDGASEVCMQGGIDPKMPVTAYADLVRAVKQRVPGMHVHAYSPMEIVTASAKAGVSLREWLTGLKEAGLGTIPGTAAEILDDDVRWVLTKGKLPTSTWVDVVTTAHQVGIRSSSTMMYGHVDHPRQWLGHFRVLAGIQDVTGGFTEFVALPFIHTNAPIYLAGIARPGPTWRENRVVHAMARVLLHGRIDNIQCSWVKLGDEGTRVMLNSGCNDLGGTLMEETISRMAGSEHGSARTVAELKELAAAAGRPAVERTTVYGRR
- a CDS encoding WhiB family transcriptional regulator: MEATQVEGVDLLGDAPEWQERALCSQTDPEAFFPEKGGSTREAKRICGRCDVKAECLEYALGHDERFGIWGGLSERERRKLKRRVA
- a CDS encoding polysaccharide deacetylase family protein; this translates as MTTGSKGVALTFDDGPDPDLTPKLLKLLAKEKVKATFCLVGTQARRHPDLVRAIAKGGHSFCNHSWNHDLKLGKRSHHAIRADLERTNAAIRAAVPGAKIRYMRAPGGNFTPALVKISAELGMHSIYWKVDPRDWDQRETESNNAHRDKIIRSVKKHTHAGAIVLSHDYAQPATIDAYRVLIPYLRKRFQLVALV
- a CDS encoding DUF3499 domain-containing protein, whose protein sequence is MRSPRRCSRNGCPRQAVATLTYVYGDSTAVVGPLAAFAEPHTYDLCETHARSLTAPRGWELVRHDGDFAPPPPTTDDLVALAEAVREAARPVPPRPDDTEHTQGHQTGRRGHLRVIPPSH
- the nfi gene encoding deoxyribonuclease V (cleaves DNA at apurinic or apyrimidinic sites), whose amino-acid sequence is MDAWPRTEEEALAVQDALRSRVVLEDGPALPSTVAGLDVAYSTDDQRLAAAIVVLNTADLSIADTAVVRGVPAFPYVPGLFAFREVPALLSALERLTVRPEVLICDGHGLAHPRRFGLAAHLGVLTDLPSFGVGKTRLVGDWEPVGEPRGSRSALVDAGETVGAVLRTQAGVKPVFVSVGHRIGLDRACELTLRLAPRFRLPETTRVADRACRDLLS